The sequence AACTAATTACTTTAATTGACCTACATTACCGATACCATCTGTCATCTTAACAGAATATTTTACGATACAAGTAGCATCTAAAAGATTAATCTTGCTATCATCATTAGCATCAGCTGCGATAAGAGCATCTGCATCTGTTATAGCTTTAACCTTCATTGCGTGTTGTACAACGCCTGTAGCATCTGAAAGGTTAATCTTTGTGTCTTGGTTAACGTCACCGACAAGAACTGATGAAGCGTTACCTACTTTGAAGTTTGTTGAATAAACCTGACCGTCGCCACCCATGTAAACTGTGTATTTACCGTCTGCAAGGTCCTTTGGTAGAGCAACTGTTATAGTGTCATTGCCGTCTTGTTGGTCGATTTGAAGAACATCGCCTTCAGAAACTTTAACGGTTTCAAGTGTTTTACCAGGCTTAAGAACAAGCAAAGTCTTTTGAGCTGCTGTGTAACCGCTTGCATCGATTGTCAATGTAGCTGTTTCATGAGTTGCATCTGCTGGTGCATATGTAGCTGAAATACCAGCTGCCATAGCTGATGTTGCGACTGCAGCTGTAACTGCTGCTACTGCTGCGCATGATAGAAATAGTTTTGAGAATTTCTTCATTTTGTTTTACCCCTTTTCTAAAATAAATTTTTTGTTTTTTTGTTTGAGTGTCTATAAAATACGGACACACATACAAGTTACATTCATATATTTACATTATAAACTATAAGAACAAAAATTTCAATTCTTTTTTGGTTTTATGTTATTTTTCGTGATTTTGAATTAAATTAGCATTTATATTTTGTGCATTTTCAACAACTAAGCATCAAAAAAGCGAACCTTACGGCTCGCCCTTAATTATTTTGACGCCATTCTAAGCGTTCTGTATTCCCTGCTGCTTACTCTTATAAGCAATTCAGGATTAATCCTTTGAATCATTTGCACAATTTTAGTCACATTTCTCGTATCGAACTTAACAATCGGCATATAATAGCACTCTTTTTCAAAAGTTTCTACATATAATATATCCATACTCGAAATGGTTTTCTTCTTATAAAAGTCTTTCGACTTTTCAAGCACGCGTATATTCTTCACAAAATCAGAATCAGGTGCAACATTTCTCTTTATAAAATTTTTTGTGCCGATAAGCACCTTACTTATTTCATTAAGAGGTATCTCAACAATTTTCGTTTTCGCCGGTATAAATTCACTCAAAATTTTAACTTTATTATCATAATCATACGGTAAAAAGTCATTATTCCAATTTTTCATAAACAAATTCATTCTGTCTGTTGAAATATATGTTGCAAAGACGGTATTAATTCTTATAAGAACATATGTTGACGCCAATATCGTAGCGATAAACCACGCAATCGAAAACAAATAACTGCCCTTTATAAGATTATATATCACCATTACAAGTGCAAAACACGAAAGCAAACTCAATATTGTAATAATCACTATATTGGTTTTTCTGTAACGCGAATTTGTACAAGCTTTTACAGATGATGCCATTTCAATCCCCCCTGTATCATTAGTAAACTCTTCTTGCTCCTGCGTACTGACTGCGGTAATAATCAGTTTCCATAGACTGATATTTTACCACATCACCAGTTCTCGGTGCGTGAATCATCATTCCGTCACCGGCATAAATACCGACATGGTGAATGTATCCGTTTTGTTCAAAGAATACAAGATCACCCGGTTGAAGTTCATCTTTATTCACCGCAGTACCGTTCTTAAACTGGTCTTCCGCAACACGATTTACGTTTATGCCAAGCGAATTACATACATACTGAACAAGTCCGCTACAGTCAAAGCCGTCCGGAGTTGTTCCGCCCCATACATACGGCACGCCCAAATACTTCTCAGCCTCGCTCACTATCGCATTACCCTTTTCATTATCGCCCGTAAGCATATGCGTTCTTATAACAGGGTCGCCCGTTGTGTATTCCATTTTATTTCTGTACTTGGCAAGTTGTCTGTAGCCCTTTGTCGCTTTAACTTGTTTCTGAATGATTTTCTTCTTTGTGACTGTCTGCACGTTGCCGTTTTCGTCCTCTTCATCAACGTCAACCAATTCTTCATCGTAGAAGTACAAAAGTCCCAAAGCCTCGTCCTCATAAACAAAGTAATATGTATCATCCTTATCAAGAATAATTTCATTTATAACAGGCTCTGCCTGAGTTACTTCAAACGTCACGCAATCCTGTGCCTTTTCAACTTTACTTCCACGTCTTAACGCAGTTATATATAAGAAATACTTACCCGGATCAACACCCTGAATAAGTGCCTCATATTCGTCTTCGACAATCTTGCTCACAACAAGATTTCCGTCCGAGTCATACAAATCGACGTAAAAATCGTGATACTTGTCGGATTCCCATGCGATTGACACATAGTCGTCATCTGTAACGCCGTTATTGTAAGGAGTAACGATATTAACGCCTGTATCATATGCAGTACCGTAGCTTATAAGCACTTCATCGGCACTCAAAGCTTCACCGTCATCTGTGATTGAGCTTACGATAAGTCTGTAATCTCTGCCTGTTTTGAATAATTCAGACGGCAATGTAATTTCCGTTGAATTGGTAGTGATATACTCATTTACCGCATATTCATCGTTTTCAACGTCAAACATTTCTATATGATATTCCGTTGCCGCCTGCATAGCAAGCTCAATTACAACGTCATCGCCTTCTTCATAATTATCTTCCGTTACCGGCGAATTGAGTATCGGTGTTGTAACCTCCTCAACAGGTGTTACGCTGTAATCCTTTTGCGGTATTTCAACAGTTGTCTTTTCTTCCGGTACGGCTATTGATGTTGTATCCGTAACTATTTTTGCCTGAATACCACCCGATAAGTCTGTTGTTGTATTCAAACCGATAGGAGATGTGTATTGTGTGTCCTGTACAAGAATATCGTTATCGCTTTCAAGCAACTGACGATATACAGAGAACACATCATAACCCGACTGTGTAATCACATCACTTTCATATTCCTTTTCATTCATAAAATCAAGTGACGAAAGCCATGCCGCCGCATTCATATCGGAATCTTCAACATATACAGTCTTGTTATGCTTACTTCTGTATGAGTTTATCATATCAAGAAGAATCATCGACTTTGAACGTTTTACAGATGTGCTGTCATCAACACCGCGATAACGCGGATTGTACAATATCGAATCAAGATGTCCTTCCGAGTCGGCATAAAATCTGTAACAACGATTATCAAGATAATCCGCTGTCTTTGAATAGTCGTCACCCGACTTCATCCCGTTAAAATCAAAGCTTGAACTGTTTGTGTACAAGGCACAAACTCTGTCTGCCTCAACACCTACCATACAAAATTCCGAATAGTTTGAATCATAAACATACCATTCAAATCCGTATTCTGTCTGGTCAATTCTGTTAGGTTCACCGAACGTATCAAGAATTGTGCTGACATTCGCACCGACTCTTATTTCTTTTCCGCCGACTGTCACCATTACATTCTGTGCAAAATAATCATATACAGTGTCGATAAGAGTTTCACATTCTTCTTTTGTAAGCTCTTTGTTCGGCTCTGTACCGAATTTTGCTGTAATTATGCCTTGTTTCATCATAAACGCATATGCAATTCTGTTTTCATCATCAATATATGCGTTGTCGTAACATTCATTCAGAATTGAGTTTGCCTCATCTTCATAAATCGTGTAACTGTCGTTGTATGTAATTATTGTTTTGTATAGGATTGTCATAAAATCCTGTTTTGTTATACTTTTCTCTTGTTTTGCCTCTTCGGTATCTTCAAAATTAATATATCCCAACACAATAGGTTTTATTAAATTTGTATCAAGTCCCGTTTCGTCAAGTCCCTGTGGGATTTCGACTTCTTTATCCGTAAGATGTTCATATAAAGCAACTGCCTTATCCAAAGCCTCTGTTTCTGTTATTGCCGAATCGGCAAAAACGGTTAATTTTAAGCTGGGTGTAGCTGTTGACAACATTATTCCGGCTAATATAGCACATAATACTGCCTTCTTCCTGACCTTCAAACACCTCAACTCCTTTTTAACAGATTAATTTACAGTTTACATTATATCAAATGTAACCGTAATTGTCTATAAACAAATTGTTAATTTTTTATGACCAAAATAATGGTTTAATACCTTTATTTTCACAAAAATTTGTGATACAATATCCGTACTATGGTTTTTGGAGGTTTAAATATGAAAAAGGGCATAGCATTTGCAATACTTGCGGCGGCATTATACGCCATCAACGCTCCGTTTTCAAAAATATTGCTCGACTGCATTCCGCCGACTTTAATGGCGGGTTTTCTTTATGTCGGTGCAGGAATAGGAATGATTATAATTGCACTCGTCCGCAAAATCAGAAAAACAGAAACAAACGAATTAAAACTGACAAAATCGGAATTGCCGTACACTGTGGCAATGATACTTTTGGACGTAGCCGCACCGATTTGCTTGATGTTCGGATTGAACGCGACAACCGCCGCCAATGCGTCACTGCTCAACAATTTTGAAATTGTCGCAACGGCAATTATCGCACTTATGATATTCAAAGAAAAAATCAGTCCGCGATTGTGGTTCGGTATATTGTTTATAACGGTTTCATGCGGAATTTTATCATTTGAAGATTTATCAAGTCTGCAATTTACGTACGGCTCACTGTTCGTACTTCTTGCCGCTGTCTGTTGGGGATTTGAAAACAACTGTACAAGAAAACTATCTTCAAAAGACCCGCTTCAAATCGTTTTACTTAAAGGTATTTTTTCAGGCTTAGGCTCGATAATTATAGGCTTGTGCATAGGTGAACGTTTAACTGTGCTTTGGAGCATGATCCCCGTGCTTTTGGTCGGATTTATCGCATACGGATTGAGTATATATTTTTATGTCTACGCTCAAAGGCTTCTCGGTGCGGCACGGACAAGTGCTTATTACGCAATTTCTCCGTTTATAGCCGCTATCCTGTCATTGATTATATTCAAGCAAATTCCTACGGCTACTTATTTTATAGCATTAATTTTTATGGTAATCGGTGCTTGGCTTTCTTCAAATGACAACAAAAATTAAACAAGAGGTGACGGTCTTTTCAGACTGTCACCTCTTTTAATTTATTTTCTGATCATTTTCAAAATTTGCACAATCACGAATGTACCGAGCGACAATCCGTAAACCGTCAACAGTTCCGCAATCGTAAGCGGTGCAACCGCAAATATACCTTGCAGTGCAGGTACAAGTAATACGGCATTTAAAAGCACAAATCCAACAAAAAACGCACCTATCATACTTTTATTGTTCCACATCTTTTTTGTAAACCAAACAGGTTTATCCGATTTACAATTAAAGCCATGTACAAGTCTTGACAGACACAACGTTGAAAAAGCCATTGTACTTGCAACTTCGGCATTCCTCAAAAATCCGACATAAAACGCAATCATAGTCATAACACCTATCACAATGCCCTCAACACATATATTTGTAAGTACCTTTTTTGTAAGTATAGATTGATTTTTCGGTCGCGGCTTTTCATTCATAACATCACTGCTGTGCGGTTCAACACCGAGCGCAATCGCAGGCAAACTGTCCGTAAGCAAGTTTATAAACAACAGATGCACCGCTTTAAACGGAACAGGCAACGCCATAAATGACGCATACAATACCGCAAGTATACCTGCCGTATTACCCGAAAGCAAGAATTGAATTGCACGTTGAATATTTCTGTACAGATTACGTCCGTTTTCGATTGCCTTGACTATCGTTGCAAAATTATCGTCCGTAAGCACCATTGACGCGGCGTCTTTTGCCACTTCACTGCCCGTTATACCCATTGCCACACCTATATCCGCCTGTTTAAGTGCCGGTGCGTCATTCACTCCGTCACCGGTCATTGAAACGATGTAGCCTTTTCTCTGCCATGCGCTGACTATTCTTATTTTATGTTCAGGCGAAACTCGCGCATAAACCGACACGTCCGAAACAAATTCATCAAGTTCTTCATCTGACAGATTTTCAATCTCTCTGCCCTCTACCGCACGGCCGTTATCATCCAATATACCGATTTTTCTTGCAATCGCCGACGCGGTCACAAGGTGGTCGCCGGTTATCATTATAGGACGTATTCCGGCGGTTTTACATTTTCTTACTGCCTCTGCACTTTCTTCTCTAGGCGGGTCTTGCATTGCAACAAGTCCTAGCAAGATATAGTCCTTTTCATCGTCAACGCTTATGTCGACTGTATCAACGTCACGTTCGCACACAGCAAGTACACGAAGTCCCATTTGAGAAAATTCCGTATTAACTTTCTTTAACTCTGCCAAATCTTCGGCAGTAAACGGTCTTTTTCCGTCCATAGTTTTGACTTCATCAATTCTGCCCGACAAAACGTCAACCGCACCTTTTGTCAGCATTTTATAATTGTCGCCGATTTTATGAACGGTACTCATCAATTTTCTGTCTGAATCAAAAGGAATTTCACCCAAACGCTGATATTTTTCACGCATTTTTTCAACAGGCAAATCATGCTTTTCCGAAAAATTCACAAGCGCAATTTCTGTCGGATCACCGATTTCCTGACCTTCTTTTTGAACGGAGTCGTTACACAATGCACCGTCTATTATAAGCTGACCTTGACGTGCATTGATTTCATCGTCCTTATCAATAATTTGACCGTCAAAATAAATTTTTTGAACAGTCATTTTATTTTGCGTAAGCGTACCCGTTTTGTCCGAACAAATTATAGAAACACTGCCCAATCCCTCAACTGCCTGCAATTTTCGTATAATCGCATTTTCTTTTGCAAGTTTCTGTGTTCCGACTGACAAAACTATCGTAACAATCGAGCTTAAAGCCTCCGGAATTGCCGCAACGGCAAGTGCAACCGCAAACACAAATGCGTCCGTAAACACTGTCAAATTTATACCGTCACTGCGGAACAGTTCCAAACCCAAAACAATAACGCATATTCCGATTATGATAAGCGACAGCTTTTTACCGAAATTATCAAGGCTTTCCTGCAACGGCGTTTTCTTTTCCTGCGTACTTTTTAACAGTGACGCAATTTTGCCGATTTCGGTTTCCATACCGACTGACGTTACAACCATTTTCGCTCTGCCGTAAGTCGCAAAACTTCCCGAATACAGCATATTCACTCTGTCACCGAGCGGTTTTTCGCCGTCAAGTACGGTTTCCTGTTTTTCGACAGGCTCACTCTCGCCGGTCATCGCACTTTCATCAACCTTCAAGGACGCATTTTCAATTATACGTCCGTCCGAACAGACGTAATCACCTGCTTCAATGACCACAACATCGCCTACTGTCACATCTTTTCCCTCAACGACTTTTATTTCACCGTCACGGATAACCTTTGCAGTCGGTGCAGACATTTCTTTAAGACTGTCAAGCGACTGTTCCGCTTTGATATGCTGTACAGTACCCAAAATCGCATTTATCGTTATAACTACAAATATTACGATCGCACTTTCTATATCGCCGAGCACACCGGATATAATCGCCGCAATAATAAGAATTATAACAAGAAAATCCTTGTACTGCTCCAAAAACAATATAAACGGATTTTTCTTTTTACCCTCCGCAAGTTCGTTTTTGCCGTACTTTTTCTGATTTTCCTTTGCTTGATTTTGCGTAAGACCATTTTCATCAGTCCCGAGCATTTTAAGCACATCTTCTTTTTTCATTTGATATGGGTTCATAATCAATTCCTCCATCTTCTCACTTATGCCGCAAACAAAAAAGCAAGACTTTTTATTGCAGCACAAAAAATTATCTGCAATAAAAGTCTTGCTTCGTAGAATATGATACGGTTCTTCCGAACGTGTATTGACGACATCATATTACGCATATAAAATGCGCAAGCTACTCCCCTTTATTGATTGTATAATATCATATTATTACCAAACTGTCAACTGCATATTCTAAATTTATTCGGCAATTATACTTCCGTCACGTCCGAACATACTTCCGATATTGATATTACCGAAATTATCAACTTTTTTACCGTCCATAAGGAATTGAACACGCTGAATGCTGTCAAGTTCGGTAAGCGAATCAACGATTGAATATATCGTCATTTTCTCTTTTTCCGCAGTACCCGAATTTTTATCGGTAAAATTAGCTTTGAAATTTACAAAACAAATATTATCCGAAGTTTCCACACTCAAAAGTACGGTATCCTTGCTGAGCGGTACTGACAGTTCCTTGTTTTCGGGACCTTTGATAAGTTCATTTATAATATATTGTGCCAAAGGTTGTTGGTCGGTGACTTTAATCGTTCTTGTTTCCATAACAAGCTTGTTGCCGTCTTTATTTGGAAAATACAATGCAATTTCACGCGTTTCGCTGTTATATGTATCGGTTGGCAGATTAATGTCCTGATTTCGCAAATACCCTATAATCGAGCCGTCCGCCGTTGCAACATCCTTGCCCTCAACAATTACTTTAACACTGTCAACACTGCTGATTGCACACAACGATTTCACAACTGCATAAACCGCAAGCACATCTTTTGTATTGTCGCCTGTCAAAAATTCACCTGAAAAGTTTACAACAATATTACCGGAATCAACGTCGTTAAGCGACAGCAACTTCGTATTTTTTTCAATAATTTTCATATAACGGCTGTTGTCGGGACCTTTCATAAGTGCCTCAATTACAGACTCCGCAAGTTCCTTATCGTCCTTATATTTAATTTCACGATTTTCCATAACTATCGAAGTCGCCGTTTCATTAAAGAAATACAGTTCACTGTTGTAGCGATAACTGCCGTAATCTTTTTTTATAAGTATTCCGACAACCGCCGCCACTGTCAGCACCGCAACCGCAACGATAGCTATTACTCCCTTTTTACTTTTCATTCTGTCCTCCAATAGTAATCTTGTAAGGTAAACGTATTGTGAATACACTGCCTATATCCGACACATTTGCAACGTCTATAGTACCGTTATGCATAAGTACGGCCTCTTTTGTGATAGCAAGTCCAAGACCCGTTCCGCCGGTATCTCTCGCTCTCGAATCGTCAAGTCTGTAAAAACGTTCAAATATTCTGTCACGCTCGCCCTCCGGTATTCCCGGACCGTTGTCCTCAATTTTTATTGTCAGACAGTCATTGTCTGCCGTAAGGTCGATATGGACAAAACCGCCCTCCGGCGAATATTTAATCGCATTATCCGCGATATTGTATATCGCCTCATACATTTTGTCATAGTCAAGTAAAATCGGGCTAAATTCTGTCTGATGATTGTCAACATATATAACAATATCCTTTGCATTCGCAATCGGTGTAAGTTTTTTTACAACCTGACTTATAAGCATCTTAATATCGACTTCTTCAAGTTTCAGCGAATTACCGCCTGCGTCAAGTTTTGTAAGCACAAGCAGTCTTTCGACAATTCTTGTAAGTCTGTCAACCTCGTCCGACATATCGCCGAGGAATTCCTTTACCATAGCCGGATCGGGATTTTCCGCCGCAACAAGACTGTCGCATATAAGTTTTATGCCAGCCATAGGGGTTTTAAGTTCGTGTGACGCGTCCGAAACAAACTTACGTCTTTTTTCTTCCAAAAGTTCAAGTTCGTCACACATATAATTAAGCATTTGTGCCATTTGTGCGATCTCATTATGACCTTTAACTTCAACATGCTTTGAGAAATTACCCTTTGAAATTTCCTTTGCAACGGCAATAAATTCTTCAATCGGTGACGTTATAATATAGCTCATACCCAAACTAAGCATACCGATAAGAATTACAATAAGCGTACTGAAAACTATAAGACTGTTCCTTGTCGTTCGGACTGTATCATCAATCGTGTTTATCGATTCTGCCAAATACACACTTCCGATTATTTCACCGCCGAATGTTACAGGCACCGCAACGCTTATAAGACGCATATTGTTTTCGCCTGTCGTTATAATATCGGCTTGTTCGCCGTCAAGCGCACGTTTTAAAACGTCACGCATAAAAACCTTGCCGATAAGCTGTGATTCTTCGTTCGTGTCATACAAAACCGAATACGATTTATTTGTCACAACACCTCTTATATTCGTACCTGCAAGGCTTCGCTCAACAACATCCGAAAACTTTTGAGCCGAAGTTGCAGATGTATCGCTTCCCCATACGTCCGCAATGGTTTCAGATATAATATTCGCCTTTGCAAACATATTTATCGTTTCCGTACTGTACAGATTCTCGCTAAGCAGACTGATTATATAAATACTCATCAAAACAAGCGTTGTAACAATAATTGCAAGATAAGTTGCAATCATCGTAAAACGCATTGAATTGGTGATGTTTTTAATCTTTTCCTTAATCCTTCTTATAATAGTAACCAACTCCCCACTTTGTCTTTATATATGAAGGCTCGGCAGGATTTTTCTCAATTTTTTCTCTAAGCCTTCTTATATGAACGTCAACCGTTCGTACATCACCCGGATAATCAAATCCCCACGCTATATCCAAAAGATTTTCTCTTGTATAAACCTTACCCGGATTTCTCATAAACAGTTCCAAAAGGTCAAATTCCTTGCTTGTAAGTTCAATAACCTTATCGTTTATCACAACACGTCTGAAATTATAGTCCAAAGTTATATCGCCCGATATGATAAGCTTGTCCCTTTCGCCTTTCGGTGCAGGATTTACTCTGCGCAAAATCGCCTTAATTCTTGCCGTAACCTCACGAATATTAAAAGGCTTGGTTATATAATCGTCCGCACCGTATTCAAGTCCGAGTATCTTATCTATATCTTCACTTTTCGCCGTAACCATAATTA comes from Hominilimicola fabiformis and encodes:
- a CDS encoding dockerin type I domain-containing protein, which gives rise to MKKFSKLFLSCAAVAAVTAAVATSAMAAGISATYAPADATHETATLTIDASGYTAAQKTLLVLKPGKTLETVKVSEGDVLQIDQQDGNDTITVALPKDLADGKYTVYMGGDGQVYSTNFKVGNASSVLVGDVNQDTKINLSDATGVVQHAMKVKAITDADALIAADANDDSKINLLDATCIVKYSVKMTDGIGNVGQLK
- a CDS encoding NlpC/P60 family protein gives rise to the protein MKVRKKAVLCAILAGIMLSTATPSLKLTVFADSAITETEALDKAVALYEHLTDKEVEIPQGLDETGLDTNLIKPIVLGYINFEDTEEAKQEKSITKQDFMTILYKTIITYNDSYTIYEDEANSILNECYDNAYIDDENRIAYAFMMKQGIITAKFGTEPNKELTKEECETLIDTVYDYFAQNVMVTVGGKEIRVGANVSTILDTFGEPNRIDQTEYGFEWYVYDSNYSEFCMVGVEADRVCALYTNSSSFDFNGMKSGDDYSKTADYLDNRCYRFYADSEGHLDSILYNPRYRGVDDSTSVKRSKSMILLDMINSYRSKHNKTVYVEDSDMNAAAWLSSLDFMNEKEYESDVITQSGYDVFSVYRQLLESDNDILVQDTQYTSPIGLNTTTDLSGGIQAKIVTDTTSIAVPEEKTTVEIPQKDYSVTPVEEVTTPILNSPVTEDNYEEGDDVVIELAMQAATEYHIEMFDVENDEYAVNEYITTNSTEITLPSELFKTGRDYRLIVSSITDDGEALSADEVLISYGTAYDTGVNIVTPYNNGVTDDDYVSIAWESDKYHDFYVDLYDSDGNLVVSKIVEDEYEALIQGVDPGKYFLYITALRRGSKVEKAQDCVTFEVTQAEPVINEIILDKDDTYYFVYEDEALGLLYFYDEELVDVDEEDENGNVQTVTKKKIIQKQVKATKGYRQLAKYRNKMEYTTGDPVIRTHMLTGDNEKGNAIVSEAEKYLGVPYVWGGTTPDGFDCSGLVQYVCNSLGINVNRVAEDQFKNGTAVNKDELQPGDLVFFEQNGYIHHVGIYAGDGMMIHAPRTGDVVKYQSMETDYYRSQYAGARRVY
- a CDS encoding DMT family transporter — protein: MKKGIAFAILAAALYAINAPFSKILLDCIPPTLMAGFLYVGAGIGMIIIALVRKIRKTETNELKLTKSELPYTVAMILLDVAAPICLMFGLNATTAANASLLNNFEIVATAIIALMIFKEKISPRLWFGILFITVSCGILSFEDLSSLQFTYGSLFVLLAAVCWGFENNCTRKLSSKDPLQIVLLKGIFSGLGSIIIGLCIGERLTVLWSMIPVLLVGFIAYGLSIYFYVYAQRLLGAARTSAYYAISPFIAAILSLIIFKQIPTATYFIALIFMVIGAWLSSNDNKN
- a CDS encoding calcium-translocating P-type ATPase, PMCA-type produces the protein MMNPYQMKKEDVLKMLGTDENGLTQNQAKENQKKYGKNELAEGKKKNPFILFLEQYKDFLVIILIIAAIISGVLGDIESAIVIFVVITINAILGTVQHIKAEQSLDSLKEMSAPTAKVIRDGEIKVVEGKDVTVGDVVVIEAGDYVCSDGRIIENASLKVDESAMTGESEPVEKQETVLDGEKPLGDRVNMLYSGSFATYGRAKMVVTSVGMETEIGKIASLLKSTQEKKTPLQESLDNFGKKLSLIIIGICVIVLGLELFRSDGINLTVFTDAFVFAVALAVAAIPEALSSIVTIVLSVGTQKLAKENAIIRKLQAVEGLGSVSIICSDKTGTLTQNKMTVQKIYFDGQIIDKDDEINARQGQLIIDGALCNDSVQKEGQEIGDPTEIALVNFSEKHDLPVEKMREKYQRLGEIPFDSDRKLMSTVHKIGDNYKMLTKGAVDVLSGRIDEVKTMDGKRPFTAEDLAELKKVNTEFSQMGLRVLAVCERDVDTVDISVDDEKDYILLGLVAMQDPPREESAEAVRKCKTAGIRPIMITGDHLVTASAIARKIGILDDNGRAVEGREIENLSDEELDEFVSDVSVYARVSPEHKIRIVSAWQRKGYIVSMTGDGVNDAPALKQADIGVAMGITGSEVAKDAASMVLTDDNFATIVKAIENGRNLYRNIQRAIQFLLSGNTAGILAVLYASFMALPVPFKAVHLLFINLLTDSLPAIALGVEPHSSDVMNEKPRPKNQSILTKKVLTNICVEGIVIGVMTMIAFYVGFLRNAEVASTMAFSTLCLSRLVHGFNCKSDKPVWFTKKMWNNKSMIGAFFVGFVLLNAVLLVPALQGIFAVAPLTIAELLTVYGLSLGTFVIVQILKMIRK
- a CDS encoding GerMN domain-containing protein, yielding MKSKKGVIAIVAVAVLTVAAVVGILIKKDYGSYRYNSELYFFNETATSIVMENREIKYKDDKELAESVIEALMKGPDNSRYMKIIEKNTKLLSLNDVDSGNIVVNFSGEFLTGDNTKDVLAVYAVVKSLCAISSVDSVKVIVEGKDVATADGSIIGYLRNQDINLPTDTYNSETREIALYFPNKDGNKLVMETRTIKVTDQQPLAQYIINELIKGPENKELSVPLSKDTVLLSVETSDNICFVNFKANFTDKNSGTAEKEKMTIYSIVDSLTELDSIQRVQFLMDGKKVDNFGNINIGSMFGRDGSIIAE
- a CDS encoding sensor histidine kinase codes for the protein MRFTMIATYLAIIVTTLVLMSIYIISLLSENLYSTETINMFAKANIISETIADVWGSDTSATSAQKFSDVVERSLAGTNIRGVVTNKSYSVLYDTNEESQLIGKVFMRDVLKRALDGEQADIITTGENNMRLISVAVPVTFGGEIIGSVYLAESINTIDDTVRTTRNSLIVFSTLIVILIGMLSLGMSYIITSPIEEFIAVAKEISKGNFSKHVEVKGHNEIAQMAQMLNYMCDELELLEEKRRKFVSDASHELKTPMAGIKLICDSLVAAENPDPAMVKEFLGDMSDEVDRLTRIVERLLVLTKLDAGGNSLKLEEVDIKMLISQVVKKLTPIANAKDIVIYVDNHQTEFSPILLDYDKMYEAIYNIADNAIKYSPEGGFVHIDLTADNDCLTIKIEDNGPGIPEGERDRIFERFYRLDDSRARDTGGTGLGLAITKEAVLMHNGTIDVANVSDIGSVFTIRLPYKITIGGQNEK
- a CDS encoding response regulator transcription factor — protein: MKILVVDDEKLLVKGIKFNLEQDGYAVVTAFDGEEAIRLAHDESIDLILLDLMLPKVDGFTVCRTIRSFSNVPIIMVTAKSEDIDKILGLEYGADDYITKPFNIREVTARIKAILRRVNPAPKGERDKLIISGDITLDYNFRRVVINDKVIELTSKEFDLLELFMRNPGKVYTRENLLDIAWGFDYPGDVRTVDVHIRRLREKIEKNPAEPSYIKTKWGVGYYYKKD